TGGCCTTTTCATTCAATAACATGGTGCAGTCGTTGGACAACTGTTTCCTAAGGTTTAACTCCCTTTCTAAACGAGAAATACGTTCCTTGTGACTTAAATGGGATTCAGAAGATATATTCTTAGTTTCTGGCGGTTCATAGATGTCAATATCCTCATCTTGACTTTTAAATTTGTAGCATTGTTTGATTTCACGCTTGAGGTAATTGACCTCATAAAGAAGATTCTGTAAATGTAGGCGATTACAATCCACCAGCGTCTTTTGAGCTTGCAACTCTTCACGACCCGAACGTACTTTGTACTTGACCAGCCGGTTAACCTTTTTGATCAATACAAACAGCAAAGATCCCGATTTAATTTTCTCCTCTAAATCCAAAGCTTTCTGTAAATTTTAAGACATAGATACAGGAATTAAGTTGGACATAAAAGTTGGCAATACTATGGTTTTTTCTACCGTTTCCTTATTGCTGTTTTTTGCTTCCAAACACTCTGTAAACAATTGCTTTAGCAAATCAAAGTTTTCATTAAGTATATTTGCCATGTTGCAtactatttattaaaaatgaaagaGGCTTGTTTTTTTCTGACAATACTAAATTTACAGCATTGTATAATGCAGCTGATTTTAAATAAGTTATGGAGCGTTGTAAATGTCAGAGTATCTTATGAATTTATCGTGACACTTGAAGATTTATTGGTTGAATTGTATCGTTACCAATCACATTTACATCGAATATACAATAAATCAGCCATGGATGAATTAATAACGTTAAGCCACTtgcccagctgatggaattttGCAACTCCGTAGTTATATATCCCTCTAAAAAGTCAAATGCTCTGTTTGGATTTTCAAATGTTTTCACATTTTGATCCTTTTTCACATATcaaattgtttaatttataatttaatcatAATCTTCTAATGGCTGCTACAcatgaaaatgcaaataaaaactggaATGTGACAAGCATATCGGGTAAAATCAAATTTACTGAAaacatcaatcgatattcagaaaaaaataaatatcttaCCAGCTCTAGTCAGTATACaacacagctacaacaacaacattgtaaTATAATTACAATATATCGAAGTAACGTTATTAATTTATCGTTTCTTATTGAACGACAACATTAAGCGACAAGTCTTCACATCTGAATACGCCATGTATATGCTATCAAGTATTTTGAGCCATTGAGCCAAAGGCATGTTTCGTTGGCGACGTATTAACAGAGCATCAACACAAAAGTAATTTAAATAATAGAATAATAGTTAATAATTAATAGTAGTAATAGTATCACTCAACACTATATATATGGAACAGGTCtcttaaaacttgaaaaaaaaattattgtgaaGCTACACACATTGTTGTACCTGAATATTGCTCTAAAGATTTCTTGGAAGATTTTGAACTAAGTGGTCATATTATCTATCGCCTATTTCAGATTAgtgatttattatttttattagtttCATAGTTGTGATGAAAATGTCTATAATTTTTATTACATAAGATTCCTTATATTAGTTTTTATTGAATATCCAATGCCACGATGAAGAGCATAAGCATTTTGTCTATTTGCAAATGTCTAGCTAACTAAAGAAATACAATAACAATGGCACAGGTCTGGTGCGGGTGAAGTGCGGTAATTGCTTGTGAACAGAACCAATTGTATAGATTAAGTAGAAATTCTTGCTGAATCACCTTTAACATAGCTTTATTACTAAACTAACTACTGAAAATCATAAAAGTTTCAGACAATGAATGTCAAGGCCTGGTCAGCGGTACTGGGTGTCTTCATCGGGTGCTGCAGCAATGTTATATTTCTGGAGCTTTTAGTCAAGTAAGTAGTTATATGAACTGCATAGATTCCTTCTAAATAGGCTATTTCGTTAATTCCAGGTATGACTCTGGTTCCGGCAATCTTATAACATTTTCCCAGTTTATTTTCATTGCCATTGAGGGCTTTATATTCACGTCTAAATTTGGTTCAGTTAAACCCGTTATTGGATTTAAGGATTATGCAGTACTTGTCTTGATGTTTTTTGTCACCAGCGTATGCAATAATTATGCCTTTGATTTTAACATACCAATGCCTTTGCATATGATATTCCGAGCGGTAAAGTAACATTCGAACGTCACTATTGTGCCATTGTTTTCAAGTTTCGCTCCAATAGTCATAGTTTTCTTATTCTAGGGATCCCTGATGGCCAATATGATTATGGGAATATtgattttaaaaaaacattacGGAGTTTCAAAGTACGTGTCTGTGGTACTCATCACAGTGGGAATTATAACATGCACCATGGTATCAGCTTCCAAAGTGGTGAGTAAgaaacgaaaaataaaaaacacttaaaaatgattcccaacaactggcAAATGGGATACATTTTGTCTTCCATTCACAAATATAGTTTTGTTTTGACAACAGTACAAACATACATGTCTATTCTCACACGTAGGAAAGATACCAAACTTTGTACATAATATGTTGTTGGCTTTATAGACTGCCTGTCATGTGCTTCAAAATACAATATTATAAAATGTAGATTGGTTCATCTTattcaacaaatatttaaagatAACACAATCGTATAAATCAATAAGTTAATCAAAAGTCTTAAGACTTTATTTTGAGAATTTCCAATATATTCAAACGTTCCGTTGCAGAAATATGTATAGGTCATACAAATATTATTTAATCACATCTAAACTTCTAAATCATTATTTCAGGAAGATACAAGCAATCCCAAACTAAGAAACGCCTCAGCGTCAATGGACGATGGTTATTCGGTAGTGTTTTGGTGGTGTGTTGGAATATCCATTTTAACCGTAGCCCTTTTGGTATCAGCCTGTATGGGTATATATCAAGAAGTATTATACAAGAAATTTGGAAAACGCTCAAGGGAAGCTTTATATTATACAGTAAGTCaacattttaaaacaattttttttcttaacctACGTTTTTGTTGCAGCATTTACTGCCTCTTCCCGGTTTCATGCTAATGGGAGCCAATATTTGGGAACATCTTGTAATTAGTGCAACCAGTGAGCCTCTTGTCTTCATGGGCGTCAATACCTATTTGCCAGAACAAATAATCTATCTTATTTGTAATATGATAACTCAATACGTATGCATAAGTTCGGTGTATGTCCTAACGGCCGAATGCAGCTCATTAACTGTTACTTTAGTTGTTACCTTGCGAAAATTTGTATCCCTGgtattttcaattttatattttaaaaatgcatttaccgtCTATCATTGGATAGGAACAATTTTGGTATTCACCGGAACTATAATATTTACCGAATCGTATCCGAAATCTCTTTTCAAAGCCAAAGACGAAAAAGAGTCTAAAAAGGTTAAAGCTTCGTAGATATAAGCTCTAAGTTATATTTCTGAATGGGTTGTTACTATTTTATTGTACATAAATACGTGTTGGCAAGTTAGTCTAAGGTGAAACAACACTCACTCATTTAGTTGAACATGGTTGCTATGCCAAAAGGCCTGTaattatacaaaaaataatttaaaaaaaatccgggTTGGAACCTTTTCATAGATAACTGAAAAACACTTTTTACGTTTTATATGTTACTGTTTAGCTAATTTTTACTTCATTACAACATTTGTTATTTTGTAAGACAATAAACCAAATCAATTTGTAAACtgtttgtttaatttaattgcCTTAGATATATTTTTTGGCGATACAATCCACTTCCTTATTTTGATTAGGATGgtttttttatggttttataTGATGAGCCTAGATTGCAGCTACCAAGGTGGGTAATGCAGGTTCCTAGTTCCGAGCTTCACGTTCGTAATTCTGGTGTAGTCTTAAAAGGGTAAGCATAAAGTATAAACCCTAAACTTTTGTCCAAACTTGGTTTATTCAAAGGAAAACATGCCTTGCGTCAGAAATATCCATTAAAAGTTGGCTAAGTTTCCGTCATATTGCCGTATTTAGAAACGGTTCAACTAGTGATCTAGTGGTAAATACATTGGATTTAATGAATGAGAAGTTGGCGCGTATCTCGTGGCACGATTTTAGAATCAGTCGTGTGTTCTGGGTTTCACTTTTTCCCTAAAATAAACTGCTTATCACGTTTAtaaagttcaaaaatttcatgAGATTTCTTAGATAAAACCAAAAAGGTTCTtacaacaaataattaatttggACTTTTCGTTTGCGTGATAGTAAAAAATTGATTTGAGAAGTAAAGTGAAAGTAAATCACAGAACTCACCAGAGGGTAGATTCCTTCGAAGTCAGTTTTTTGGACGATTTGGCGTTGCGATGTTTGTAGCTTCGCTTAGATTGCCATTTTTGATCGTGTTGTTGTTCTTGCTCGACTATGGGAGCTTGGAGGATAGCtatctccacatgcaaatgtggctacaacaacaacattccaTCCAACTCCTAATGTGACTGAAgatctgtttcactctacggggcTTCGAATTCTTATCTCTTAATTCCAAAAACGACTGGCGATCACACTGGCCACGAAACACATCGGTAACAATGAGGGTGCTCAGGGAGAGgtacattttttatttcatgTACTTTAATACCGGTAATTCCAAGTCCGTCTGTACCAGTGTCGGAagacatttgtaacttcgtccacggcaAATTGTGATGGTTGTTCATTGGCTCGGAAACCACGGATGGCTCTCCGCATTGCCTGCTCACTCTTTGGgtgctcaataaattgacggcgTTATAACCGGGCGCATGACTAAATTactttaaatccgccttgaacCGGGCGCATATCTTCACTGTTACGTCACCAAAGGTTACTAAGGTCCTATCATCCCTTTTACAGGGCTTCGAAAGTGACTTCCGCCTTTTTGTTCATCGGTTCGAATAACGGATGCTCCTAATTCTACCACTCTCAATAAAATGGACGTTTGGAACCCTGGCACATCTCTTTCTGATAAGACACTGCTTTGTAGCCAAAAGTTACACAGGTGCTTTCATCCCTTCTGCCAAGATTTAAGAGTTATTGACATAGTATGTCACTAATTACAAGTGCCGGTACTGAAATTACAATGCTTCAAGTGCTGTAGctataaataaagcttatatTTGTTAACCACTCTATAGATTTTTAGAATAAGTTCACTGATTCTAAGGTCTCTAGTATTGGACCAGTTTGTTAAAAGCAGGTGTCAGCTACCTTAATGATGTCCCGGAGGAGTTTTAATCTGGAATGCCGACATCTTCTTTGCATTGGTCTGAAGTGGAAGCTTTGGGGTTCGGTGCGTAGTCAAGTCGTTTATCTACATtacaggttaaagaccgatttggaagtgCATAATTTTAGACAAAAATGAGGATTCCACGGGTCCAGtagtgaaatcgagagatcgatttatatgggagctttatcaggttgttgaccgatttggaccgtacttggcaaggttgttggaagtagtaacagaataatgcgtgcaaaattttaaccaaatcagacaaaaattgcggcttttaagtgttcaagatgtcaaatcggtagatcggtttatacgggaactATACCATGTTAAAGGCCGATTTGGAAcgtccttggcacagttgttggaagttgtaatagaacactactcgcaaaagttcagccaaatcagataaatatttcggcttgaaaaggctcaagaagtcaaactgggagatatgtttgtatgggagctttatccaaatctgaaccgatatggcccatttgtattCCCATCAATTagaattatctgtgcaaaatttcaagcggctagcttcacgcgttcgacccctattgtgatttcgacagacggatggacatggctagatcgattcagaatgtcgaaatgatcaagaatatcacTCTTATTCCCGTTGTCGAATGCGAAAATCGACAGCAATCGTAGTCGAAGGCGAATTTCACATTTCATGATATTCTGCAACTTATTCGCCTTCGACAGTTtgataatagaaaaatattgcGGTAAATAAAATAATCATATAAATAATCATAATAGGCGCGATGTAGTTTAGAATGGAATTAACTTTTATATTGATCGTTTTGGTCAAATTTGACAGTCGAATTCAACTTATGTATGTGATCCCAAATATGCAAACGAATTTTCGTCTTTGACAACCATACTAccatttagcaaaaatttcgaCATTCGACTACGCCATCGCCAACTGGAATAAGGGGATATACATTTTATCGGGTCGCAGATTAATATATCGAGGCTTTAAAAAAGGAATGACTATATTAATAGTATTTTCCCTTATTTTGATACTTTTTAGGTAATGCAAAAACACATCACTTTGTTCTAAACAcactgagtaaatttttttttgcttttatagtTAATGCTTTTTACCTTttcgcaagttttttttttttttggcaagcactcattgatatgtgataagtttgcccctgttctttcatgcaatgttcattggcaaatttgcattccatcaaggaacagaAGATATTTTTTTCCTATCAATGAGAGTGCACTCTGATAAATGATTTTGGTCACTGATAAGGCAGCATTTTTTTGCTGAGTGTGAACGGCGTTCTGCCATCATTAATGAGGGGATAACCGGTGcttaaatatttgtttgatGTTCGACCCAGGATTTGAACATTTCGTTCAGATGAGTCAATGAAATCGACAGCTGGGCGATCAAAGCAAAACATTCGAAAGCGATGCCCCATATTTGCGCGTCTATTCGCACTTTGATTGTGATTTTATTGGGCATACTTTGGTGTTTATTTGTACCTATATTGGTAAGGATTTTCTTGGCTTACTTCAAGATCTATCTAAATACGAATCCACGACtgcaaatattttccattaaaattaCATACATACCCATTTGCAACAATTTCCAAATATTAAATTTAGTACctattttacaaaatattttgctcgtttttacattttttacattttttgtgaCCTTTTTTGCTGGTAAATTGTTGGCATCACTGATTTTGATCACAATAAAATCACGAGCAGCCGCATACATAGTTCAACTCTTTCATTACTGATATTCTCTACAGAGGACATGTTCATTACTCACATgatttttgtcgaatttttttgtttgagtgTATAACGGTACTTTTCCTATATTTACATACCAATGGTGGAAAGTCAgttgtattttgttttgtgcGACGCTGCCGGCAAAAAAgaacattttcgtttttttcttaaataagatttaaataattttggtGATCTATTGCTAAATACAAACGgtgattttttctgaaaaaagaaGTGTTGCTTGGAAAAATgcactaaaaaaataaatatcaagcctaagggttggtattttattctgctttcggaataaccgctgaaatttttaattgttccgcgagcagaatttgacagcaatcaaatgtttttatttccgtaccaaaacatgttttttatctgtacttattgttttctctattttacatatttttttctcaaataaataaagaaaaacgaaccattgaaaccaataaaacaaacaaaaatgttgccagcaatattttcaagtgttgccactataatagttttttgccattttcctcactttaAACAGAGTACTACCTTTTCGTCTAACTTcagccaacgtttcgccgatgtttttttatatggagctgAACATAATACTTAGCTTCAGTGTGTATAGTGTATTCCGAAATAGTCATGTCCTTTGTAGGGGACATGACTATTTCCAACGGTAGTAAAATCTCAAATAGGTCATTATACCGttgtataccgatttggaccaaacttggcatgtatgttgagtcagaagtcatcgtgcaaaatttcatccaaagcggataaaaattgcgtcctggaggggctcaagatgtcaaatcggatgatcattatatatgggagctattatcGGGTTATAAAAAGAATTGGACCAAACTTTGCATGTAATTTTAAAGCCAAAACGGTATTCAAGCTGCAAACTTTCAGCGAATTATGTGTGGCCTCTAAGGGCATTAGAAGTCACAtcggttgatcggtttatatgggagctatattcaaatatgaaccgttattgcccattttcaatccccaacgacctaaatcaaaaaagtgtctgtgcaaaatttgaagccaaTTGCTTTATTCTTCTAAAATACATTCATTGGCAATTTTTCGTTGGAGTGACTCCATTGACTACCAACATATATTCTctaaaaaagcattttttgcCTCTTAGAACTCCCATTAACTAGTTTCGAAGAGAATTCTATCATTGCTACTATTAATTCGGTAGTGAAAGAGTTAACGGAATGAGTGATGCAAAATAGATGTCTGGCGAACTACTGCAACTTAGGTGGGGTATCCTAATTTACTGATATGTCAAAGCCATAGAGTATCTACtcttaattttacaaaaaaacgcCGATCGTTGATCCCGTTGATTGATATGAAAATATGGAAAAAGCGTTTACCTTCAACTTTGAATAGGTATGATTTTATTGCTGACCGTACTTACATTCACATACTGATAACACACGGTCAAAACTAAAAGAATTGATTTACAAAGATAGGAAATCTAAATAAAAGATAAGTGTTTTCTCTTGCTTTTCTCACACTCACCATTATTTGCACagttacttttttaaaaataaattttggcataccaaagagcaaattaaaaaaaagggttGTTCTTGTTTTAACTGTTAAACATCATTGAAAATCCTGATGTTAGTAAGGTTTtgcttttttattaaaaagaaaatcaaatttccttaatataaattaaatatattctttttatatatgtatgtatatacggTTAATTTGTAGTAAATTTCATTCTTTGTATGTTTTTTAAGATGGATGTTATGAAAATGTCCCAGTGTGAATACTGCAGCAATTTCAtgttccaatattttgttgttttttttttacaattataTCTATTcattttttacttttcttttttttcttcttatccgatttggctttctTCTTGTTTGACTTTCGACTATCGCTATCTGGTGACTCTGAACGTTTTCGGGATTTCTTGTCAGTTTTGGCATGTTTGCGCCTACGTTCCTCACCACCATCGTCAGATTCGGAGTCAGATGTAGAAGGACTGCGTTTCCTATGCGCAACTGGCGAGTGATTCGATTGGCGTCGCTTATGAGTCGACGACGTCGAATTGTCGGCATCACGATGATGTTCCTTATCAGACTTATCCTTTGTTTTGCAGTCTTTACGTTCTTTGTCGTAATCATGATTCCGTTGGTCTCTTTCCCGATCTCGTTCGCGCTCTCTTTCCCTATCTCTGCCGCTATTGTGGTCAACTTTCTCACGCTGACGAGTTCTGTCCTTTTCCTTGGCCCGCTCTCTGTCCCGTTCTTTTTCACGCTCCTTCTCCctttccttctctttttctttttctctttccTTTTCTCTCTCCCTTTCCCTTTCGCGATCTCTTTCGCGTTCCCTTTCTCTACGCTCGCGCTCTCTTTCTCCGCGCTCACGTTCACGGCTATTTTTGTCACCATCATTTCTTTTCGCAGAAGCTTTGCTATCACCTCCTCTGGTATGGCGATCGCTTTCCCGATGGCGCTCATCTTCTCGCCTTCCTTCACCAAAGTGTTGTGTATATGCGGGTTGATTGATTTTGCTGCCCAATCGATCTTTAATTGATTTCTTTTTCTCGGCAGAATTTTCATTCTTCACCTCCACAGATCTTTCAGTGCTAATATTTACAGGCAATGTGATTTTAATATTTCTTATATTATCGTGATCATCCGGATAAGCTTTTGACGATCTTTCCTTAGACGAAGACTTTTTATGTAACTCAATGGGCCTAATTGCATTGATGGCTCGAGCAAATATGGCCTTTTCGGCCCTAACAATTACATCGTTGGTAACCTTGGAATCGGAATTATTGTTGTAGACAAGATTGTCTTCGTTTTTGTTGTCTTCGATGGTATGACCCAGAGTATTAAGATTATCATCCAGCTCCCACTTAGATGCTTCAGGTACTAGTTTATTGTGACCTTCCTGAAGTTTAAAACTGTTATCATCGAAATCTGTTTCGTATTCATGAATATCCAAAACCGCATCGAAACACTTTATATCAGAGGGAGGAGTTTTCTCACCATGTTCAAGAGATTTTTGTTTCGGCGTTGTCTCCAATCGAGAACTGTCTTCTTTTTTGGGCGTGGAATTGGGCGGTAGTTCTTTTTCCACACTATGATATTCGCCCTCCTCTTCCAAGTCATCGTATAGGGGGAATTCTTTTTCTGGTGACTTTACTTCTTCCACACTATTCTTTGAAAGATCATGTTCCGATGTATGCTCATTATTTTGTTCTTCGGGTTCTTCTTCCGGATGATGTAACGAGGATGGTTTTTCCTCCGACTTTTGCCTGTGACGCTCTTTCTTagctttcttttctttctttattttcttGCGTTCACTTTTGTCCTTCCTCTTCTTCTTGCGATCTTTAAGCTTTTTCTCCGACTTCTTTTCAGATTTCTCCTCGGACGATGTTTGATGGGAATCACTGACCACTTTGTGTTCATGGGAATCCCGTACAACTTCCTTTTGCCTTGGTGGCGTCATACTACGACGTTTTATATCCATGTTGTCATGATGTTCATCCCTATCCTTTTCTTTATGCACATGACGGTCAACACTTTTGTGCTTACTACTACTACCACCGCCGTGTGATGAATAACTAGATGATCCCTTGTCCTTGTCTTTTTTGTGATGATGTTCCGTTGTTGGTTTTCCCTTCGGCGTAGTACTTCTTTGCATTTTTCTACGTTTTTCAGCGGTTCTTACACTTGATCTGGAACGTGATTTGGTTCGCGATCTAGATCTTGATCTTTGATCGCTTCTATtagatgtgtgtgtgtacatTTTGTTCTCTTCCAAGTCTTGAGAGACACATTTCTCATATAGATCGGGAGTCACATTGCGTTGACATCTTATCTCTCTTAGATTTGAGGAAGGTGAAGAAATAATATTACTATGGAATGGGTTGCGAGATGTTTGGATTTCAAAACCTGGTGGTGGTGGTTCGGAGTTTTCATCATTTAAACTGTAATGTTTTCTGAAGTGcaataaaaaattgtcaaataaCATATATCCATGCGATTGCTGCTTTTTCTCATGTACCTTATGTCGGACATTCTGTCTTCATTTTCCATATGCATTTTATTGCCTGCTCCTCTAGAATCTAATGGCTTGGACATATTTAGACGACCTCGGCTGCTTTCTCTTTTATGTCTGAAAATAATTACAGATTTTTAGGCATGTAATACGATATGTAATCAACATCTTTTTAAATACCTGTTGCTGTGCAGTGAATCTTCATGTTCCTCAGGTCTTGATttttgatgataatgatgaggaTGCCTGCAACGACGAATTTagatatttatttgaattgaaaaGATGCGAAGATATGAATACAAAATATAAATGTGACAGAGAGAAAACTTCTTTATATCGATAAACAGCGTGTGATAATGGGTCtccaccggaggccaccgtagcgctagcatgtccgctgaacgcctgagttcgaatcctggcgagaccatctgaaaaaaattcagcggtggttttcccctcctaatgctggcaacattggtgAACAGGAGGAACaagccaaacttctcacctatcaatgagtgctgtccaattaaagtttaagcccaatgaaaaTGGGCCGTCTTTTTATTGCCGacatgccgcagtgcaacacctctttggagtccTGGCACGAGATAGCTGTAAGCAGCCTGTGTTGTAACAttgtggtccgatctgtgtggtattcattgctgtcatgagaagctcaacaggttgcggatagtgaaatgtttcatacggtgtagctgcaatggcagtcgcggacaaacagtggagagtctcagtgggaggGCGGGCGGCACCGGTTCTAGCACAataactgagtgcctatgatgctcgatatgacaaggcgagttattggctcctAGGCCAATTTGTTTCCGCGCGATCTGTCctttggactggaacgagcttgctcttctataggagcttgacgaggatcgctacctctacatgaaaatgtggctacaacaacaacctcttTGTGAAGAATTTAAAAGGCATAGAACTTCAcataattgtaaaattttcagagttttaatttttgcaagtagcacaaatgattttaaaacaaaaaaatatatggtgttgtctagctccataggtgagcaaACTTCTTCCCATCCATAGGGCTGAATGCCGCATAAACTGaagggcgccaataactcgcctcttCATATCGTGTATACTCACGTATTTAGCAAAGAGCAGGCATCGGCCTgcctctccactcgataccactgattgctCAACTGTGAATAAGGAgcttttcactatccgcaacctgtggtcgCGCCCGCGTAGCAGATAAATGTATCGATCAAGCTATTCGAAGATTTATAATATGGATGGAGGAATGCCGTGAAACCAGGCCCTGGACCCTTATTAAATTAgattaatataaaattattttttttgggtaCAATCGGCGGCAACTTGAACAGTGTACCACTTAAACCTTAAACTGTCCTTTCAATTTTACAGATTTCGGGCATAGAAGTTTAGTGTTTTTGATTTTGTGTATTCAGTACCCAATGGTAACACATTATGGAGAACACTTGTGACATTTCTACAAGCCGCTTTTAAAGGAGTTTTTAACCCTTTTCCTCAAAGTTAGACCAAATTGATTCAGaccttcttctatgaccttcaacaaacgtggCTAGTatagcttaaatcggtccatggtctgatatagcttccatataaaccgatctccctatttctcttcttgagccctagagggcgcagttctgatTATGGTTAAATTGTTCACAACGCCTTCTCTAATGACCTTTATCCTACGTTCCAAATATAAGCtgagtccataacctgatctacATAtaaagcttcaatagcatagcaattctta
The genomic region above belongs to Stomoxys calcitrans chromosome 5, idStoCalc2.1, whole genome shotgun sequence and contains:
- the LOC106083408 gene encoding UDP-xylose and UDP-N-acetylglucosamine transporter isoform X2, whose protein sequence is MNVKAWSAVLGVFIGCCSNVIFLELLVKYDSGSGNLITFSQFIFIAIEGFIFTSKFGSVKPVIGFKDYAVLVLMFFVTSVCNNYAFDFNIPMPLHMIFRAGSLMANMIMGILILKKHYGVSKYVSVVLITVGIITCTMVSASKVEDTSNPKLRNASASMDDGYSVVFWWCVGISILTVALLVSACMGIYQEVLYKKFGKRSREALYYTHLLPLPGFMLMGANIWEHLVISATSEPLVFMGVNTYLPEQIIYLICNMITQYVCISSVYVLTAECSSLTVTLVVTLRKFVSLVFSILYFKNAFTVYHWIGTILVFTGTIIFTESYPKSLFKAKDEKESKKVKAS
- the LOC106083408 gene encoding UDP-xylose and UDP-N-acetylglucosamine transporter isoform X1, with the protein product MEQFQTMNVKAWSAVLGVFIGCCSNVIFLELLVKYDSGSGNLITFSQFIFIAIEGFIFTSKFGSVKPVIGFKDYAVLVLMFFVTSVCNNYAFDFNIPMPLHMIFRAGSLMANMIMGILILKKHYGVSKYVSVVLITVGIITCTMVSASKVEDTSNPKLRNASASMDDGYSVVFWWCVGISILTVALLVSACMGIYQEVLYKKFGKRSREALYYTHLLPLPGFMLMGANIWEHLVISATSEPLVFMGVNTYLPEQIIYLICNMITQYVCISSVYVLTAECSSLTVTLVVTLRKFVSLVFSILYFKNAFTVYHWIGTILVFTGTIIFTESYPKSLFKAKDEKESKKVKAS
- the LOC106083433 gene encoding E3 ubiquitin-protein ligase RBBP6 isoform X2; its protein translation is MSVHYKFKSTLDYDTITFDGLHISVADLKKAILQQKRLSKITDFDLQIINAQTKEEYPHDSSLIPKNTSLIISRVPLTNQAKKLWDAANKPVQPRIVSKPVEQADFDLSKMEGSEEDKIQAMMMQSTAEYDPKSYQKIRGYSQTGEVPPTYRCNKCKKGGHWIKNCPFNVSKEHTEVKRTTGIPKSFRDKDDRAMMIESQEPLVEEEKKQEIPEDLVCSICNDLFVDAVMIPCCGSSFCDDCVRTALLESEDNECPDCKEKGSSPGSLIPNRFLRNSVNAFKNRTGYKACSQAKREINKEPPPNNNNETEDDNLVDAPKKIEKKEDTPPIKPDSEKDSKEESKDEPVSKEVPSKIEKEEDVKNIEPKNEKDHHTASNPSPTHDDSDYEDNIVVKVPSASDTRTEKYLGRRHSSHPKPPGLEPSSPKGKSQHHHPHESNSHRSSDRTSSKEWDRSPRDHDNVATDHYGYEKSRPPLTAKPLDSVQPPGASTSQVPPLYPPHQTYEMQQRTIRPMNMHGGFHNHMPHRPPLYPHPNMPPHHAQVGHPPLRMPIAAMNSYEQGYNPMGNVVPGYQRFPSTNMPNRFNYPVREVDNQNQMRPFNNIASVYETVAAKVGVGIIDDPLEAFNRIMKEKEKKKDDRRSPDRRRRSKERHNRGNFRTSPYNNRNSKDHGGYHEKRGRSRERENERRWPRYEKSGDKERERERERERERERERGAKEHVYRNRRSKSPERNSRSRSHSPLNKRYRSPSNIKSHAVPEKHPHHYHQKSRPEEHEDSLHSNRHKRESSRGRLNMSKPLDSRGAGNKMHMENEDRMSDIRKHYSLNDENSEPPPPGFEIQTSRNPFHSNIISSPSSNLREIRCQRNVTPDLYEKCVSQDLEENKMYTHTSNRSDQRSRSRSRTKSRSRSSVRTAEKRRKMQRSTTPKGKPTTEHHHKKDKDKGSSSYSSHGGGSSSKHKSVDRHVHKEKDRDEHHDNMDIKRRSMTPPRQKEVVRDSHEHKVVSDSHQTSSEEKSEKKSEKKLKDRKKKRKDKSERKKIKKEKKAKKERHRQKSEEKPSSLHHPEEEPEEQNNEHTSEHDLSKNSVEEVKSPEKEFPLYDDLEEEGEYHSVEKELPPNSTPKKEDSSRLETTPKQKSLEHGEKTPPSDIKCFDAVLDIHEYETDFDDNSFKLQEGHNKLVPEASKWELDDNLNTLGHTIEDNKNEDNLVYNNNSDSKVTNDVIVRAEKAIFARAINAIRPIELHKKSSSKERSSKAYPDDHDNIRNIKITLPVNISTERSVEVKNENSAEKKKSIKDRLGSKINQPAYTQHFGEGRREDERHRESDRHTRGGDSKASAKRNDGDKNSRERERGERERERRERERERDREREREREKEREKEKEKEREKEREKERDRERAKEKDRTRQREKVDHNSGRDRERERERDRERDQRNHDYDKERKDCKTKDKSDKEHHRDADNSTSSTHKRRQSNHSPVAHRKRSPSTSDSESDDGGEERRRKHAKTDKKSRKRSESPDSDSRKSNKKKAKSDKKKKKKSKK